In Listeria cossartiae subsp. cossartiae, one genomic interval encodes:
- the wsfD gene encoding glycan biosynthesis hexose transferase WsfD: MRGKIKSISVWLWQHLTPQIFAVICVFIITIIALFVPPYIGMADNGDFFRIFSSNGLFVNNTNYDALQFGHFVKEFGIYQYFNENQVAIYSSQSIFIQIALLLNKLFWSTTVFDVRFLGGLQLVLLLPAIYLLVAGLTAKMKGWPGYVVAALTVFIFADTAYTAYFNSFFSEGLILIMMLYISAGFLLLYQHKYNDYAMLGLIFVASIILITAKQQNAPIAVVIAVCGILVFFIRKNRAFRISAAATFFVIFMSGVVMYVFIPGEFVTINQYQTMTRGVLLDSENPEKSLEEMGMNSEFALLKGTNFYQKYKMVDLDSPLMEKEFYPNYNFVTVLSYYLENPKQFGKMLDLSAQNSFSIRPFEMGNFEKATGYEFKEKTHFFSAYSDIKEKLAPAKFTFLILWALVFLICYGVSAFKHFREKNIRGMLLFDLVVLLIGSGFAVILVTIVGDGEADLTKHNFLFNVCFDLTMLIGAASLLEVYLKKRGERNA; this comes from the coding sequence ATGAGGGGAAAAATTAAATCCATTAGTGTGTGGCTATGGCAACATCTAACACCGCAAATATTTGCGGTTATTTGTGTTTTTATTATCACGATTATAGCGCTGTTTGTGCCGCCGTATATTGGTATGGCTGACAATGGAGACTTTTTTCGGATATTCTCGAGCAATGGGTTATTTGTTAATAATACGAATTATGATGCGCTGCAATTTGGGCATTTTGTGAAAGAGTTTGGGATTTATCAGTATTTTAATGAAAATCAAGTGGCAATATACTCGTCACAAAGTATTTTTATCCAAATAGCGCTTCTTTTAAATAAGCTTTTCTGGTCAACTACGGTGTTTGATGTACGCTTTTTGGGAGGCTTGCAATTAGTGCTTCTTTTGCCGGCAATTTATTTGTTGGTCGCGGGTTTAACGGCAAAAATGAAAGGCTGGCCGGGGTATGTGGTTGCTGCGCTGACAGTATTTATTTTTGCAGATACGGCTTATACGGCATATTTTAATTCGTTTTTCAGTGAAGGACTTATTTTGATTATGATGCTGTATATTTCGGCGGGATTTTTGCTTTTATATCAGCATAAATACAATGATTATGCGATGCTAGGCTTGATTTTTGTTGCCTCTATTATTTTAATTACGGCTAAACAGCAGAATGCGCCGATTGCGGTTGTTATCGCGGTTTGCGGAATACTCGTGTTTTTTATTCGGAAAAATCGAGCGTTCCGGATTTCGGCTGCGGCGACTTTTTTTGTGATTTTCATGAGCGGGGTAGTGATGTACGTCTTTATTCCTGGCGAGTTTGTGACGATAAATCAGTATCAAACCATGACTCGTGGGGTGTTGCTTGATTCGGAAAATCCGGAGAAATCGCTTGAGGAAATGGGGATGAACTCGGAATTCGCTTTGCTTAAAGGAACGAATTTTTATCAAAAATATAAAATGGTTGATTTGGATTCGCCGTTGATGGAAAAGGAATTTTATCCTAACTATAATTTTGTCACGGTTTTAAGTTATTATTTGGAAAATCCGAAACAATTCGGGAAAATGCTTGATTTATCCGCGCAAAATAGTTTTTCGATTCGTCCATTCGAGATGGGGAATTTTGAGAAGGCGACGGGGTATGAATTTAAAGAGAAAACGCATTTTTTCTCGGCTTATAGTGATATAAAAGAAAAATTGGCTCCGGCGAAGTTCACGTTTTTAATTTTATGGGCGCTTGTTTTTCTGATTTGTTATGGAGTGAGTGCGTTTAAACATTTCCGTGAGAAGAATATTCGTGGGATGTTGCTGTTTGATTTGGTTGTGTTGCTGATTGGTTCTGGGTTTGCAGTGATTTTGGTGACGATTGTTGGTGACGGGGAAGCGGATTTGACGAAGCATAATTTCCTATTTAATGTTTGTTTTGATTTAACGATGTTGATTGGTGCGGCTTCACTGCTCGAGGTTTACTTGAAGAAACGGGGTGAGCGGAATGCGTAA
- a CDS encoding glycosyltransferase family 2 protein: MVVADYLALFAVVCIWGLLLINIVLIVSGYVYYLKNEARKVPEIAAEVPFVSVMVPAHNEGKVIVKTVESLLAFDYPVDRYEIIVINDNSSDNSAELLAAIQAKNPTRFLKIINTDNITGGKGKSNALNIGFAESRGELVAIYDADNTPERQALRILVGEITNDAKLGAVIGKFRTRNRNASWLTRFINIETLSFQWMAQAGRWALFKLCTIPGTNFIVRRSLLEEIGGWDVKAVAEDTEISFRIYMMGYRIKFQAKAVTWEQEPQTLPVWFKQRSRWAKGNIYVILKNVPLLFKREGRRVRFDILYFLSIYFLLLTSLIVSDVLLVLYALGLVHTTLAGLSGALWLLAILLFVAGTFITLTTEKGEISFSNVLFIMLMYVTYCQLWMVVAAYGFFIFLKDTLLKRETKWYKTERF; the protein is encoded by the coding sequence ATGGTTGTTGCAGATTATTTAGCATTATTCGCGGTGGTATGTATTTGGGGGCTATTATTGATTAATATCGTGTTGATTGTTTCGGGATATGTTTATTATTTGAAAAACGAAGCGCGCAAAGTCCCAGAAATAGCAGCGGAAGTGCCATTTGTTTCCGTCATGGTGCCGGCCCATAATGAAGGAAAAGTTATTGTGAAAACGGTGGAGTCGCTGCTGGCGTTTGATTATCCGGTCGATCGTTATGAAATTATTGTGATTAATGATAATTCTTCGGATAATAGTGCGGAACTTTTGGCGGCGATTCAAGCGAAAAATCCGACACGCTTTTTGAAAATTATTAATACCGATAACATCACGGGCGGAAAAGGAAAATCGAATGCGCTCAATATCGGATTTGCGGAAAGTCGCGGTGAACTGGTGGCGATTTACGATGCGGATAATACGCCAGAACGGCAGGCACTAAGGATTCTGGTTGGCGAAATTACGAATGATGCGAAACTTGGCGCGGTTATTGGTAAATTCAGGACGCGGAATCGAAACGCCAGCTGGCTCACACGCTTTATTAATATCGAAACGCTAAGCTTTCAGTGGATGGCTCAGGCTGGCAGATGGGCGCTGTTCAAGCTATGCACGATTCCCGGTACCAATTTTATTGTGAGACGGTCGCTCCTAGAAGAAATCGGTGGCTGGGACGTGAAAGCTGTCGCCGAAGATACCGAAATTAGTTTCCGGATTTACATGATGGGTTACCGCATCAAATTTCAAGCAAAGGCGGTCACTTGGGAACAGGAACCACAAACTTTGCCAGTCTGGTTTAAACAACGCTCCAGATGGGCAAAAGGCAATATCTACGTAATTTTAAAAAATGTGCCGCTACTTTTCAAACGAGAAGGTAGACGCGTTCGCTTTGATATTTTGTACTTTTTATCGATTTATTTTTTATTATTAACTTCCTTGATTGTTAGTGATGTTTTACTTGTGTTATATGCGCTCGGACTTGTACATACGACGCTTGCCGGACTTAGCGGGGCGCTTTGGTTACTTGCTATTTTACTTTTTGTCGCAGGTACTTTTATTACACTTACCACGGAAAAAGGGGAAATTAGTTTTTCGAATGTGTTATTTATTATGTTGATGTATGTGACGTACTGCCAGCTTTGGATGGTGGTCGCCGCATATGGATTCTTTATTTTCTTAAAAGATACCTTACTAAAAAGGGAAACCAAATGGTATAAAACCGAGCGTTTCTAA
- a CDS encoding MerR family transcriptional regulator, translating to MQTKELAELTGVSVRTLHHYDTIGLLVPQKDDWNGYRIYSEKDVDKLQQILFFKELDFPLKKIKQILDDPNFDKEAALDLQRYLLLEKKGRIEAMLATLDQTIKNEKGEITMTNKEKFTGFDFSSNPYEEEAKKLWGDKVVEKANKKVANMTEKEQQSLKESFDAEFRQLASVRNSKPESNEAQQAVAHFFHYLNDTHGNIYSLEAFANLGEMYIADERFTKNIDQFGEGLSAFLKEAMHIYAKNN from the coding sequence ATGCAAACAAAAGAATTAGCTGAACTCACTGGTGTAAGTGTGCGCACGCTCCACCACTACGATACAATCGGCCTACTCGTCCCCCAAAAAGACGACTGGAATGGCTATCGTATCTACTCAGAAAAAGACGTCGACAAATTACAACAAATTCTTTTCTTTAAAGAACTCGATTTCCCTTTGAAAAAAATAAAACAAATTCTTGATGACCCTAACTTCGATAAAGAGGCCGCGTTAGACTTGCAGCGCTACTTATTGCTAGAGAAAAAAGGCCGAATCGAAGCCATGCTAGCAACACTCGACCAGACCATCAAGAACGAAAAAGGAGAAATAACAATGACAAACAAAGAAAAATTCACTGGTTTTGATTTTTCCTCCAATCCATATGAAGAAGAAGCAAAAAAACTTTGGGGCGATAAAGTAGTAGAAAAAGCCAATAAGAAAGTGGCCAATATGACTGAAAAAGAACAACAATCTTTAAAAGAAAGCTTCGATGCCGAATTTCGTCAGTTAGCTTCTGTTCGAAATTCCAAACCCGAATCTAACGAAGCCCAACAAGCTGTGGCTCATTTTTTCCACTATTTGAATGATACGCATGGTAATATTTATTCCTTAGAAGCTTTTGCCAATCTCGGGGAAATGTACATTGCCGATGAACGTTTCACTAAAAACATCGACCAATTTGGCGAAGGGCTATCCGCCTTTTTAAAAGAAGCCATGCACATTTATGCAAAAAACAATTAA
- a CDS encoding DUF2334 domain-containing protein: protein MRKKMLISLLLAFVILMVSERPVAAKADSDVVVFYDSLAKGTENEGNIDSLLRMLNSLGKRVTIYSWEENPDLSQASEIIVLQNKQDGLTDEWADKLAKSKAQIAYIGTNPPTFLTDKLQLKTKPITDTSITFQTEAGLTGKTQLINETNLITSFQGEGFGEMDAAENGKATYGVRAGNYAYAPIFQADNTSEFALMNLLKAVFDIKTTSNQYALITDVNPFVDFDLLKKTADTFYAKGIPFIVSAGPVFYNQDFQAAKNYAEILRYVQAKNGTIMMNVPVVTYGDSPPGELEGIVQKSVHFFAENDVAPVGVTAELYWNFDKVYGVEGFAPFNTGILLPNQKIIHTTKKNNGSAFEKSPYSVTSDFYETMVGKKNFPVDIAVTYSFFKNEKALNAAVDELANDNISDVRFQDHGVKTSIDTIESSAGSLYINHQSVTLDGDLKYIKTHAKTVKQAGSLEGFFGYQNTFFTIVIVLSLGIIGVLFVFGYRLYMKKYMK from the coding sequence ATGCGTAAAAAAATGCTGATTAGTCTTCTGCTTGCGTTCGTGATTTTAATGGTAAGCGAACGTCCTGTTGCGGCAAAAGCGGATAGTGATGTGGTCGTTTTTTATGATAGTTTGGCGAAAGGGACGGAGAATGAGGGAAATATCGACTCGCTGCTGCGAATGCTAAATAGTTTGGGCAAACGGGTGACGATTTATTCTTGGGAAGAAAATCCGGATTTGAGCCAAGCGAGTGAAATTATCGTGTTGCAAAATAAACAAGATGGGCTAACGGATGAATGGGCGGATAAATTGGCGAAAAGCAAGGCGCAAATCGCATATATTGGCACCAATCCACCAACCTTTTTAACGGATAAATTACAGCTGAAAACGAAGCCGATTACAGATACTTCTATCACTTTTCAAACGGAAGCAGGCCTGACTGGGAAAACACAGCTCATAAATGAAACCAATCTCATTACTTCTTTTCAAGGAGAAGGATTTGGCGAAATGGATGCGGCGGAAAATGGTAAAGCGACATACGGCGTTCGAGCGGGAAACTATGCTTACGCGCCAATTTTCCAAGCCGACAACACGAGCGAATTTGCTTTAATGAATCTACTCAAAGCCGTGTTCGACATTAAAACGACATCCAACCAATATGCGCTTATCACAGACGTGAACCCATTTGTCGACTTTGATTTACTTAAAAAAACAGCCGATACTTTTTATGCGAAAGGGATTCCATTTATTGTGAGTGCCGGGCCTGTTTTTTATAATCAAGATTTCCAAGCGGCGAAAAATTATGCCGAGATTTTGCGCTACGTTCAGGCGAAAAACGGCACTATTATGATGAATGTTCCAGTAGTGACGTACGGAGATAGTCCGCCGGGAGAATTGGAAGGCATCGTCCAGAAATCCGTGCATTTCTTCGCTGAAAATGATGTGGCTCCGGTTGGGGTTACAGCGGAATTATACTGGAATTTTGACAAAGTGTATGGCGTGGAAGGCTTTGCGCCGTTTAATACGGGGATTTTATTGCCGAATCAAAAAATTATTCATACGACGAAAAAGAACAATGGTAGCGCATTTGAAAAGTCGCCGTATAGTGTGACGAGTGATTTTTATGAAACGATGGTGGGTAAGAAAAATTTCCCGGTCGACATCGCGGTCACTTACTCATTTTTCAAGAATGAAAAAGCACTTAATGCAGCAGTGGATGAACTTGCAAACGACAATATTAGTGATGTTAGATTTCAAGATCATGGGGTAAAAACGAGCATAGACACGATTGAATCAAGCGCTGGTTCGCTGTATATCAATCATCAATCGGTGACACTTGATGGTGATTTGAAATATATTAAAACCCATGCGAAAACGGTGAAACAGGCAGGGAGTTTAGAAGGATTTTTCGGCTATCAAAATACCTTTTTCACGATAGTTATTGTACTTTCGCTTGGTATTATTGGGGTTTTATTTGTTTTTGGATACCGGCTTTACATGAAAAAATATATGAAATGA